The Legionella sp. PATHC032 genome has a window encoding:
- the fni gene encoding type 2 isopentenyl-diphosphate Delta-isomerase yields the protein MQNEYSQFEQRKRDHIELALMPANQSSELNPFDHFSLVHEALPDLDFKDISIQSTRFKKPVEKPFIISSMTAGHSNAIEINHRLMEACSMTKWAMGVGSQRRELTDKQAAFEWEPLRRDFPVVSLFSNLGIAQLIDTPISAIQRLIDTLHAEALIIHCNPLQECIQPEGTTNFQGCWAALEALVKKITSPVIIKETGCGFSKSTLLRLNNIGIAAVDVSGVGGTHWGRIEGHRANKDPIRHRTADTFRNWGIDTLQSIHNAISLNPSFEIWGSGGVRNGLDAAKLFALGATTVGFAKPMLEAALDSTGQVLTQMDTIEYELKTAMFCTGSLVLDDLKEKACP from the coding sequence ATGCAAAACGAATACAGCCAATTTGAACAGCGTAAGCGCGATCACATAGAACTAGCCTTAATGCCAGCTAATCAAAGCAGCGAGTTAAATCCCTTTGATCATTTTTCTTTGGTACATGAAGCCTTACCTGATCTTGATTTTAAAGATATTTCCATACAAAGCACCCGGTTTAAAAAACCGGTTGAAAAACCATTTATTATCAGTTCAATGACAGCCGGCCATTCCAATGCTATAGAAATTAACCATCGATTGATGGAAGCTTGCTCAATGACAAAATGGGCAATGGGCGTTGGTTCACAGCGAAGAGAATTAACCGACAAACAAGCTGCGTTTGAGTGGGAACCACTCCGTCGTGATTTCCCTGTGGTCAGCCTGTTCAGTAACCTGGGAATCGCTCAGTTGATTGACACCCCAATTTCTGCAATCCAGCGTTTAATTGATACTTTACACGCTGAAGCATTAATTATTCATTGCAATCCATTACAGGAGTGTATTCAACCGGAAGGAACAACTAATTTTCAAGGGTGTTGGGCAGCATTGGAAGCATTAGTCAAAAAGATTACCTCTCCAGTTATAATAAAAGAAACTGGTTGTGGCTTTTCAAAAAGTACACTGCTCCGGTTAAATAATATAGGTATTGCCGCTGTTGATGTCAGTGGTGTGGGAGGTACGCATTGGGGGCGAATTGAAGGACATCGGGCAAACAAAGATCCGATAAGGCACCGAACTGCAGATACTTTCCGAAATTGGGGAATTGATACCTTGCAAAGCATTCATAATGCCATAAGCCTCAATCCTTCCTTCGAAATTTGGGGTTCTGGCGGCGTAAGAAATGGTCTGGATGCCGCAAAACTGTTTGCGCTGGGTGCTACCACAGTCGGCTTCGCGAAACCCATGCTTGAAGCGGCTTTGGATTCAACCGGGCAAGTACTTACCCAAATGGATACAATTGAATATGAATTGAAAACTGCTATGTTTTGTACTGGCAGCCTGGTTCTTGATGATTTAAAGGAGAAGGCATGTCCATAG
- a CDS encoding hydroxymethylglutaryl-CoA reductase, degradative has protein sequence MSIAANAGELFRGFSKLSREERFQRLCALGALTHEDIIFLKQGGIKDLNLADKLIENVIGYFQLPLGVATNFNIDGRDYVIPLAVEETSIIAALSKSAKWIRQHGEINTWIHGESILGQIQLAKVKDFQRFSDLFNKNRQYFIEIANKDVAANMVKRGGGVTDLLVRHLKREDGQDMAVIHLAMNSCDAMGANIINQVLEYLKQPIEQITGEEVTMCILSNLNDQKLTTAQVIIRNIDPILGQKLQEASLFAEIDPYRAATHNKGVMNGIDPVLIATGNDWRAVEAGIHAYAARSGQYKAITRWRYQNEILTGELTAPIIVGTVGGVTSLHPTAKMCLRMMDITSANQLSQVIAAVGLVQNLGALKALCTDGIIQGHMKLHIDNLLLVAGANENEMPVLKEKLQEWLNLNKRVSLNNAYDLLAEIRQAPVAV, from the coding sequence ATGTCCATAGCTGCTAATGCTGGTGAATTATTTCGAGGATTCTCAAAATTATCACGTGAAGAGCGCTTTCAAAGATTATGTGCTTTAGGGGCCTTGACTCATGAAGACATAATATTTCTTAAACAAGGTGGTATTAAAGATTTAAATCTGGCCGACAAGTTGATTGAAAATGTGATTGGATATTTTCAGCTTCCATTGGGTGTGGCTACTAATTTTAATATTGATGGACGTGATTATGTAATACCCTTGGCAGTTGAGGAAACCTCTATTATTGCCGCTCTCTCCAAATCAGCAAAATGGATTAGGCAACATGGTGAAATCAATACATGGATTCATGGAGAAAGTATTCTTGGACAAATTCAACTGGCAAAGGTAAAGGATTTTCAAAGATTCTCTGATCTCTTTAATAAAAATCGTCAATATTTTATAGAAATAGCGAATAAAGACGTTGCCGCCAATATGGTCAAACGAGGCGGCGGTGTTACCGATTTGCTAGTACGTCATTTAAAGAGAGAAGATGGGCAAGATATGGCAGTAATTCATTTGGCGATGAACAGCTGCGACGCTATGGGTGCCAATATCATCAATCAAGTACTTGAATATTTAAAACAACCCATAGAGCAAATAACTGGTGAAGAAGTCACCATGTGTATTTTATCCAACTTAAACGATCAAAAATTAACGACCGCTCAAGTCATTATTCGTAATATTGACCCAATCCTCGGCCAAAAATTGCAAGAGGCCTCACTCTTTGCAGAAATAGACCCCTATCGTGCTGCTACCCATAATAAAGGGGTTATGAATGGAATTGATCCGGTTTTAATTGCTACAGGTAATGATTGGCGGGCTGTGGAAGCTGGGATACACGCCTATGCGGCACGTTCTGGACAATACAAAGCGATCACTCGTTGGCGGTATCAAAATGAAATACTCACAGGAGAATTAACTGCTCCTATCATAGTAGGTACTGTTGGAGGCGTAACCTCTTTACACCCCACGGCTAAAATGTGTTTACGCATGATGGATATCACTTCTGCCAATCAACTCTCACAAGTTATTGCAGCAGTTGGGCTAGTGCAAAATCTTGGCGCACTCAAAGCTTTATGCACTGATGGAATCATTCAAGGGCATATGAAATTGCATATTGATAATTTGCTATTAGTTGCAGGGGCCAATGAAAATGAAATGCCCGTGCTAAAAGAAAAATTGCAAGAATGGCTTAACTTAAACAAACGAGTCAGCTTGAATAACGCTTATGACTTATTAGCTGAAATCCGACAAGCCCCTGTTGCAGTATGA
- a CDS encoding mevalonate kinase, which yields MKWQIPAKTFLLGEYAAIAGEPAILLTTSPYFTLTLTDNAKLEGIHSESPAGLWWQKNWYPPFGLSWQDPYQGQGGLGASSAQFLACYLATCLLQKIPPQLNHMLEAYYQSSWSGFGLRPSGYDVIAQSQQGCVYINKQKNQVDSFPWPFKDLSFLIIHTGNKLATHHHLKEATLPSQIDYLASLVVKAKEAFDLAHSHHLIQCINLYAQKLSELNLVNQHSLALIQSIKSYPEVLAIKGCGALGADTLLILADKRDLQSLKDKVQDQNWSILATENNLTTRNNNILLEKSI from the coding sequence ATGAAATGGCAAATTCCCGCTAAAACATTTTTATTAGGAGAATACGCTGCCATTGCGGGAGAACCGGCTATCCTCTTAACGACGAGTCCTTATTTTACTCTTACATTAACCGACAATGCAAAATTAGAAGGAATTCATTCAGAGTCACCTGCTGGATTATGGTGGCAAAAAAATTGGTATCCTCCCTTTGGCCTATCCTGGCAAGATCCTTATCAAGGCCAAGGTGGCCTGGGAGCATCCAGTGCTCAATTTTTAGCCTGTTATTTGGCAACTTGTTTACTGCAAAAGATTCCCCCTCAACTAAACCATATGCTTGAGGCCTATTATCAATCGTCCTGGTCAGGTTTTGGATTAAGGCCAAGTGGTTATGATGTGATTGCTCAGTCACAGCAAGGTTGTGTTTACATTAATAAACAAAAAAATCAGGTTGATTCTTTCCCATGGCCATTTAAAGATTTATCGTTCTTGATCATTCACACAGGCAACAAACTGGCAACACATCATCATCTTAAAGAAGCCACCCTACCTTCTCAAATAGATTACCTGGCTTCCTTGGTTGTCAAAGCAAAAGAGGCTTTTGATTTAGCTCATAGCCATCATTTAATCCAATGTATTAACTTATATGCTCAAAAACTGTCAGAATTAAATCTGGTGAATCAACATAGTCTAGCTCTTATCCAGTCTATAAAATCTTATCCAGAAGTCTTGGCAATAAAGGGCTGTGGCGCTTTGGGAGCTGATACATTATTAATTCTTGCCGATAAAAGAGACTTACAATCCCTCAAAGATAAAGTTCAAGATCAAAACTGGTCAATTTTAGCTACAGAAAATAATCTAACTACCAGGAACAATAATATCTTGCTTGAAAAAAGCATATAA
- a CDS encoding tyrosine-type recombinase/integrase produces MALYKRDGVWWLDIRHQGKRVRKSTGTEIREDALRLHDQLKHELWQTDKIKSLPNRTWMDAVLRWIDESSHKRSLETDKYHLAWLDSFLRAKKLSDIDRDLIEFIAKKKEAEHVSLTTVNRVLELVRAILNRAHKEWGWLDKTPIIRMRKIENKRIRWLTKEEANLLLKELPPHLEAMASFTLATGLRESNVTQLKWSEINLDKKHALIHADESKSKRPIPVPLNKQAISILKAQQGRNSTYVFTYNGNPVTRCNNHAWQKALIRAGINDFRWHDLRHTWASWHVQNGTPLHELQQLGGWSNYEMVLRYAHLSSAHLRAAAERV; encoded by the coding sequence ATGGCACTCTACAAAAGAGATGGAGTTTGGTGGCTTGATATCAGGCACCAAGGAAAAAGAGTACGCAAAAGTACTGGGACTGAAATAAGAGAAGATGCGCTGCGGTTACATGATCAACTGAAGCATGAATTGTGGCAAACCGATAAAATTAAGTCATTGCCGAATAGAACCTGGATGGATGCGGTATTGAGGTGGATTGATGAATCGTCTCATAAGCGTAGTCTGGAAACAGATAAATACCATCTGGCATGGTTAGATTCCTTTTTAAGAGCAAAAAAACTTTCTGATATTGACAGAGATTTAATTGAGTTTATTGCTAAGAAGAAGGAAGCAGAGCATGTTTCCTTAACCACTGTTAATAGGGTTTTGGAATTGGTTCGTGCAATTTTAAATCGCGCTCATAAAGAGTGGGGTTGGCTTGATAAGACTCCTATTATTAGGATGCGAAAAATTGAGAATAAACGCATCCGTTGGTTAACGAAGGAAGAAGCTAATTTGCTTTTGAAAGAATTACCTCCTCATTTAGAGGCAATGGCTTCTTTCACATTAGCAACAGGTCTTAGAGAGTCTAATGTAACGCAATTGAAATGGAGCGAAATAAATTTAGATAAAAAGCATGCGCTCATACATGCTGATGAATCTAAATCCAAGCGCCCCATACCAGTACCGTTAAACAAACAAGCAATCTCAATTTTAAAAGCACAGCAGGGAAGGAATTCAACGTATGTATTTACATACAATGGAAATCCGGTAACTCGTTGTAATAACCACGCTTGGCAAAAGGCATTAATACGTGCAGGTATTAATGATTTTCGTTGGCATGATTTACGCCATACTTGGGCAAGTTGGCATGTGCAAAATGGTACACCTTTACATGAGCTACAACAACTCGGTGGGTGGTCTAATTATGAAATGGTGTTGCGGTATGCACACCTTTCAAGTGCACATCTCAGAGCTGCGGCTGAACGTGTTTAG
- a CDS encoding helix-turn-helix domain-containing protein, whose product MKTMNILQASQFLGVHKESLRRMAANGQLPGVKIGRRWIFIEQDLVMHIRNKYSTCDASQGAYVRSNKEWHSTKEMEFGGLISGTKEKEYAKVLGLK is encoded by the coding sequence ATGAAAACAATGAATATTTTGCAGGCCTCACAATTTTTAGGTGTACATAAAGAAAGCCTTAGGCGCATGGCTGCGAATGGCCAGCTACCAGGCGTCAAAATTGGCCGAAGATGGATATTTATAGAACAAGATCTTGTGATGCATATTAGAAACAAGTACTCTACTTGCGACGCTTCGCAGGGTGCTTATGTTAGGAGTAATAAAGAATGGCACTCTACAAAAGAGATGGAGTTTGGTGGCTTGATATCAGGCACCAAGGAAAAAGAGTACGCAAAAGTACTGGGACTGAAATAA
- a CDS encoding SAM-dependent methyltransferase, whose protein sequence is MHKLIVVGSGIKSISHLTEETKRVIQSADKVLYLINEDNLKQWIQRETKNSESLDSIYFSSEKRIEAYQALTTHIIEEYKKVSILCVVFYGHPTVFADSALNAVRQIKQDNGEAIILPAVSSQDCLFSDLEIDPGDQGCFSIEATELVLFERCIDIHAHLILCQVANFGRTDGKKTSSLSILKDYLSGYYPADYSICLYEAPSLPTYPPRIEWIQLRNLELSAISSITTVYIPPIEKKAISKKYLKLLDLKIDDLALS, encoded by the coding sequence ATGCATAAACTTATAGTAGTAGGGTCGGGAATAAAGTCGATTTCTCATCTGACCGAAGAAACTAAACGGGTTATTCAAAGTGCCGATAAGGTACTCTACCTCATTAATGAAGATAACCTAAAACAATGGATTCAACGAGAAACGAAAAATTCTGAATCGTTGGATTCTATCTACTTTAGTAGCGAAAAACGAATTGAAGCGTATCAGGCACTAACAACTCATATCATTGAAGAATATAAAAAGGTTTCCATTTTATGCGTTGTATTTTACGGCCACCCTACCGTTTTTGCAGACTCTGCACTTAATGCCGTTAGACAAATTAAACAGGATAATGGCGAAGCAATTATTTTACCTGCAGTATCCTCCCAAGACTGCTTGTTTAGTGATCTAGAAATTGATCCAGGCGATCAGGGATGTTTTTCAATTGAAGCCACAGAGCTGGTATTATTTGAACGGTGCATTGATATTCACGCGCATTTAATACTTTGTCAGGTAGCAAATTTTGGTAGAACTGATGGAAAAAAAACTAGCAGTCTATCAATTTTAAAAGATTATCTAAGTGGCTACTATCCAGCAGATTACTCCATTTGTCTTTATGAGGCGCCCTCCCTTCCTACTTACCCTCCCCGAATAGAATGGATACAACTTCGTAATCTCGAGCTATCAGCTATTTCTTCAATAACAACAGTATATATTCCGCCGATCGAAAAAAAGGCAATTAGCAAAAAGTACCTGAAATTACTCGATTTGAAAATTGATGATTTAGCCTTGAGTTGA
- a CDS encoding GNAT family N-acetyltransferase yields the protein MRILETERLFLRTFQENDVESLIAISQDQKVMQFFPAIPTREETIAFIDRIISHQEEKNFSLYAVEIKNTGEMIGFVGLFTATFQAHFTPAIEIGWRLSSKHWNQGYATEAAKAVLDYAFRKLDLDEVVSFTSELNKPSIRVMQKIGLYTNSEDNFDNPKVTSGSPLMGHVLYRLKRSEYLSTQG from the coding sequence ATGAGAATATTAGAAACAGAACGATTATTTCTGCGGACTTTTCAAGAAAATGATGTGGAATCCTTAATTGCCATTAGCCAAGACCAAAAAGTAATGCAGTTTTTTCCAGCCATACCTACGCGAGAAGAAACTATTGCATTCATAGATAGAATCATCTCTCATCAAGAAGAAAAGAATTTCTCGCTATATGCTGTTGAAATTAAAAATACCGGTGAGATGATAGGTTTTGTCGGTTTATTTACTGCAACATTTCAAGCTCATTTTACTCCTGCGATTGAAATTGGTTGGCGTTTATCTTCAAAACACTGGAACCAAGGCTATGCAACAGAGGCCGCCAAAGCAGTCCTTGATTATGCTTTTAGGAAACTAGATTTGGATGAAGTTGTCTCATTTACATCCGAATTAAATAAGCCGTCTATTCGAGTAATGCAAAAGATCGGATTATATACCAATTCAGAAGATAATTTTGATAACCCTAAAGTAACCTCAGGTAGCCCTTTAATGGGGCATGTGTTGTATAGATTAAAACGATCAGAGTATTTATCAACTCAAGGCTAA